The region GTTAGATTACCTGGAGAATACCAGATCCTTGCAAGTGTAGATAGATATTATAAAACCAAGGCCTGAAGCTAAAAGGGGAGGAAATAATGTTACCAGAGAATGGGGAGGAGTGGAACCATAGATGCAGCAACACTCTGCAGTATATGTATTCTTTAAGGGACATGGGCAGAGAAAAGGTATAGAAGCAGAGAAAACACACAGGGAAAACCCCAAATTCTCCCCAGCTCCCAACATCTTAGCTACTGTTGGTGTTGCTAATTGGGCTAATCCAAACAGAGGGGCAGAGAAAGGCAGCAAATGCATCTGCagtgaaatataagaaaaaaaattatcactgaACATGACCCTAATTCCTAATTAAACAACACATTCAATTATCTTTCATCGTGTTATTCAAACAATCTCTTACCTCACTTGTTCACAGTCAGAGGAAGGGTTTATCTTCAAGATTAGATTTTTGAACTTCAGTTAATTTGTGGTTTCATTACACAAAAGTAGTTAACTCTTTGGAACAAACGTCCCTTAACGTAATATAAGACTGTTCACACACCATTGATTATTTCTATTTAGGAATGTAGAAACAAAACTAGAAGATTTTTCTCAGTTGTGTTTTGGGCTTTGTAAtgtagataaatttttttttttttaatctacgttataaaaccccaaacccaaaccaaagccactgccgttgagttgattccgactcgcagcaactgtacaggacagggtagaactgccccataaagtttccaaggattgcctggaggatttgaactgccgatctcttcgttagcagccgtagcacttaaccattatgccaccaggtttctgtTATTTCAAGTCGCTGCTTCAAGTTAGTAATTAAGTAGTAATTTCTTCAGTGCCACCatgacatctttgttcctcagacTATATATGATGGGATTCATCATTGGTGTCAAAATTgtgtagaaaagagaaaggagCTTCCTCAGTCCTTCAGGTTTATTTGATGTGGGCTGTAAATAATTGATAGCAGCTGTTCCATAGAATAAGACTACAACTGTAAGATGAGAagagcaggtggagaaggctttggcCCTCCCTCTGGCTGAGGACAATTTCAGAATACTGGAGATAATTTTGCCATAGGAGGCAACGATCAACAGAAATGGAACCATTAAAAACACCACAGAAACTATATAGACTGCCATCTCATTTACAAATGTGTCCCCACAAGCAAGTTTTAGTATTGGGGGgatgtcacagaagaaatgattaaTTTTGCTAGACCCACAAAAGGTCAAAGAGAAAATTTGACATATTTGTCCAATTTCGACTGGAATTCCACTGATCCAGGAGCCAGCCACCAGCTGGATACAGACTTTGTGGTTCATTACTAGAGAATAGTTcagagggttacaaatggccacatagcggtcatatgcCATCACTGTCAGGAGGAAACACTCTGTGCCTCCAAACATAAGAACAAAATACATTTGCGTAGCACAGGCCAAAAAGTAAATATTTCCTTTCTGGGTCCAAATGTCCCTGAGCATTCTTGGGACAGTGGCTGTTACATAACAtatttccaagaaggaaaaattggcaagaaaaaaatacatgggatTCTGCAGAGTAGGATCAATTCTTGTTATCAGTATTATGATGCTATTGCCCAACAAAATTATCAGATATATGACAAAAAATATCCCAAAGAGAATCCACTGAAGATTGGGTATATCAGAAAACCCCATGAGTGTAAACTCTGTAACTGTAGTAGTATTTGATTTTTCTGCTTTTGATTTGCTTTCCATCTGTGGATATGGTAAATTCAAGATGATTAATTTAATCACAATTTTTAAGagcattttcatttctgttaattGGATATGTGCATGTGTAAAGCTACATATCTCTTAAATTAACTCGATCAACACATTGCTCCATTTCTAGGGAATATGATTTAAAACTTCAGCAATGAACTGATATGCTATTAAAGAAATTCAACATATAAAATCCTGGTATATTTTATTAAACTTGGATCGTAATGACACCAGAGATATTGAGAAATGCACACTGTTATTTAGAGCATATTTTCAGGAAAGAGCCATGATTATTTTACCCCAATAAGAATGTATCATTTTCTATTGCTTAATCTCAGTTCATGAATATTTTCTGTATGGATATCCGTATTCCAACTTCTCTGAAGTcaaaatttttctataaattttttttcttaattctttgctGAAAATTAGTGTTAAGACTTTCCTTTTGTAAGACTCAGTTTTCTTAAACCAGTCCTTCATTTCTGTGTTAATAAAtgtgtacatttttattttatcttctgtatttcttccatcactcatacaaaaaaaaaaaaatgccttttaaCATCTCTTTTCAGTTTATGGTAAATGTTAAGTTACCTTTTTTTCAGTCAGAAGTAT is a window of Elephas maximus indicus isolate mEleMax1 chromosome 20, mEleMax1 primary haplotype, whole genome shotgun sequence DNA encoding:
- the LOC126063737 gene encoding olfactory receptor 10AG1-like — protein: MKMLLKIVIKLIILNLPYPQMESKSKAEKSNTTTVTEFTLMGFSDIPNLQWILFGIFFVIYLIILLGNSIIILITRIDPTLQNPMYFFLANFSFLEICYVTATVPRMLRDIWTQKGNIYFLACATQMYFVLMFGGTECFLLTVMAYDRYVAICNPLNYSLVMNHKVCIQLVAGSWISGIPVEIGQICQIFSLTFCGSSKINHFFCDIPPILKLACGDTFVNEMAVYIVSVVFLMVPFLLIVASYGKIISSILKLSSARGRAKAFSTCSSHLTVVVLFYGTAAINYLQPTSNKPEGLRKLLSLFYTILTPMMNPIIYSLRNKDVMVALKKLLLNY